In Archocentrus centrarchus isolate MPI-CPG fArcCen1 chromosome 22, fArcCen1, whole genome shotgun sequence, one DNA window encodes the following:
- the stac gene encoding SH3 and cysteine-rich domain-containing protein isoform X2 yields MIPPASTVQDESGGNEDERDQNETPKSPTANASQQESKLQRLKRSLSFKTKSIRSKSADNFFRTSSENKTELLSDVSSSTGHLCNIGMAPPHSTNLPIPPVPPAIPCAPPPTSRSQPRNPMQVDSAGHCFMEHIFKKPTFCDVCNHMIVGTTAKHVVFLAGNTAKHGLRCKACKMSLHHKCENGVGQQRCMGKLPKGFRRYYSSPLLIQEQYGCIKEVMPIACGNKVDPVYEALRFGTSLAQRAKRASGSESPHRNSTSDLDKVPEEVVAHSSRQELSRKHSDDVFTVIENGTEQYHQPERKPDSFPMEQSQLQKDVLKLNTYVALYNFTAQEGHDLEMRAGDRILVADDSNDDWWKGVIEDRIGFFPAAFAHQLRAGDQVFRCNRTFIGCKEQGQITLKEGQICVSTEGERSGFIRVASGKKRGFVPCDVLEII; encoded by the exons CTGCAAAGACTCAAACGCTCCCTGTCCTTCAAGACCAAGAGCATCCGCAGCAAGAGTGCTGACAACTTCTTCCGAACTAGCAGCGAAAACAAGACGGAGCTCCTCTCTGACGTGAGCAGCAGCACGGGCCATCTTTGCAACATTGGGATGGCCCCACCTCACAGCACCAACCTCCCCATTCCTCCGGTTCCTCCGGCCATTCCCTGCGCTCCTCCTCCCACATCACGCTCCCAGCCACGCAATCCGATGCAGGTAGACTCGGCAGGACACTGCTTCATGGAGCACATATTTAAGAAGCCCACGTTCTGCGACGTCTGCAACCACATGATTGTAG GCACAACAGCCAAGCATGTGGTGTTCCTGGCGGGAAACACGGCGAAGCACGGCCTCCGCTGCAAAGCCTGCAAGATGAGTCTCCACCACAAATGTGAGAACGGTGTTGGGCAGCAGCGCTGCATGGGAAAACTG CCAAAAGGCTTTCGGCGGTACTACAGCTCTCCATTACTGATCCAGGAACAGTATGGCTGCATCAAAGAAGTCATGCCTATTG CCTGCGGCAATAAGGTGGACCCTGTGTATGAAGCCCTGAGGTTTGGTACATCATTGGCACAAAGGGCAAAGAGGGCCAGCGGTTCTGAATCTCCACACAGAAACTCT ACCAGTGATTTGGATAAGGTTCCAGAGGAAGTTGTGGCTCACAGCAGTAGGCAGGAGCTGTCGAGAAAACACAGCGATGATG tttttacAGTCATAGAGAACGGGACAGAGCAGTACCACCAGCCAGAAAGAAAACCCGACAGTTTTCCT ATGGAGCAGAGCCAGCTACAGAAGGACGTCCTCAAGCTGAACACATATGTGGCCTTGTACAACTTTACCGCCCAAGAGGGCCATGACCTGGAGATGAG AGCAGGAGACAGGATCTTAGTGGCTGATGACTCCAATGATGACTGGTGGAAG gggGTAATTGAGGACAGGATCGGATTCTTCCCAGCAGCCTTTGCTCATCAATTGCGGGCTGGTGACCAAGTGTTCAGGTGTAACAGGACGTTCATTGGCTGCAAGGAGCAAGGCCAGATCACTCTGAAAGAGGGACAG ATCTGTGTGAGCACTGAGGGCGAGCGCAGCGGCTTCATCAGAGTGGCGAGTGGAAAGAAGAGAGGTTTCGTGCCCTGTGATGTTCTGGAGATCATCTGA